Sequence from the bacterium genome:
AGCGGCGAGGGCGGGTTCGTCACCTGCCGGGACGAGGAGGCCTTCCAGGTCGCCTTCGCGCTCAAACAGGTCGGCTGGACGCCCCCGCCGGACATGAAGCCGGCCGGGCATTACGGCCACAACTACCGCATCACCGAGATGCAGTGCGTGCTGCTGCGGGGCGGCCTGTCGCGCCTGCAGGCCCAGACCGAGCAGCGGGACGCCAACGTCCAGGCCCTCGCCGCCGGGCTGCAGGCCCTCGGGGGACCGCTCCGGGCTGCCCGCCGCGACCCGCGCGTCACCCGCCAGGCCTACTACGCCATGACCATGGTCTTCGACCCCGCGCCGGCCGAGGGCGTCACCCGCAGCCAGTACCTGCAGGCCCTAGCCGCCGAGGGCTTCTACGCCGGCGAGACGTACGACCCAGTCTACCGCAACCCGCTGCTCAACCTGTACGACCGCACCAGCCCGATCCCGTACCGCCAGGACGTGCCGCAGGACTACGCGAGCCTGCGCCTGCCCGGCTGCGAGCAGGCCAAGTGTGAGACAGCGGTCGTGATGAGCCACACGCAGCTTCTAGCCGAGCAGGCGTTCGTCGGGCAGTTGCTCGAGGCGGTGGGGAAGGTGAACGGGCAGCTCGAGGCGGTCAGGAAGCACTTCGCCAGCCAGTAGGGCAGTCTGTGCTGTCGTGTATGCGAGCGGTCACCGACCGCGATCTGGCCGGACAGGTCGCGGCTGGCGACCGCTCGCAGAGGTTCCGCGCCGCTTCGCTTGGGCAGGTGGTGGTTGCGTGGCGCCCGGTCTTGGGTATAATACCTGTGCGCCCCTTGCGGGGCGCTATTATTGTGAGAGGTGACAGCATGACCAGACGTGGCTTCACGCTGATTGAATTGCTGGTTGTGATCGCGATCATTGCTATCCTGGCAGCCATTCTCTTTCCCGTATTCGCCAAGGCGCGCGAGAAGGCCCGGCAGTCGAGCTGCCAGTCGAACCTCAAGCAGATCGGCATCGCCTGGCTGATGTACATCCAGGACTACGACGAGACCTGTCCGCCACTGTACATCCCCACTCCCGGCTACTCGGGCAACTACCTGCATGTGCCCGAGCTGCTGTACCCGTACCAGAAGAACGCGCAGATCTGGCGCTGCCCGAGCGAGTCGGCCTCGTACCAGACCTTCGACAACAGCATCCAGTGCACGTACGGCTACAACCAGAGCCGCTTCGCCGGCAAGACGGACTTCGACTCCGGCACCATCGGCCTGGCGGCGCTGGAGGACCCGGTGGGCACGATCATCTTCATTGATGACACCAATCTGTACGCGGGCCCGTACAGCCCGGCGGTCGCCGCCGGCTACAACCCGGCGCAGGGCGTGCTCAACAGCGAGAGTGACACGACCGGCACCCGCGCCAAGTCGCGGCACAACGAGATGTACAACATCGCCTTCGCGGACGGCCACGTGAAGTCCATGAAGGACACGTATTACCGCAACTGGTCGTACTGGATGGACTAGGCGCAGGCGAGGGGGACTGAGACGCAGTTGGGGCGGACGCCAGCGATGGTGTCCGCCCCGGCGGTTCTGAGGGGGCAGGGGGTAACGGCCGTCGAGCAGCGACAGGTGCTCGCAGGACTGCAGTCAGTGGGAGGCGAATACGATGGTGCGGCACCAGCGGCGGGAGCCGCGGGCCAGCACGAGCAGGAGGGTGTGCCATGGCGGACCTGTGGCCTGCCAGCGGCGGTGTGCCTCGCGTCGAGTCACTGCGTGTGCAGAACTACCGCGCACTGCGTGACATAGAACTCAAGAGCCTCA
This genomic interval carries:
- a CDS encoding DUF1559 domain-containing protein yields the protein MTRRGFTLIELLVVIAIIAILAAILFPVFAKAREKARQSSCQSNLKQIGIAWLMYIQDYDETCPPLYIPTPGYSGNYLHVPELLYPYQKNAQIWRCPSESASYQTFDNSIQCTYGYNQSRFAGKTDFDSGTIGLAALEDPVGTIIFIDDTNLYAGPYSPAVAAGYNPAQGVLNSESDTTGTRAKSRHNEMYNIAFADGHVKSMKDTYYRNWSYWMD
- a CDS encoding DegT/DnrJ/EryC1/StrS family aminotransferase, encoding MPAPLALTGGSPAVTLKPQPWPLIGDQEVQWMEEVVRSGKWSWMGPHETAFTEEFRQFLGANYAMCVSNGTVSIQCALQAVGVEPGDEVIVPGLTWVATAQAALDIGAQVVLVDIDPETLCLDPQAVAAALTPRTKAIIPVQLYGCMCDMDALGELARKHDLKIVEDVAHQHGSQWRGVGAGALGDAGSFSFQQSKVLTSGEGGFVTCRDEEAFQVAFALKQVGWTPPPDMKPAGHYGHNYRITEMQCVLLRGGLSRLQAQTEQRDANVQALAAGLQALGGPLRAARRDPRVTRQAYYAMTMVFDPAPAEGVTRSQYLQALAAEGFYAGETYDPVYRNPLLNLYDRTSPIPYRQDVPQDYASLRLPGCEQAKCETAVVMSHTQLLAEQAFVGQLLEAVGKVNGQLEAVRKHFASQ